In Nicotiana tabacum cultivar K326 chromosome 2, ASM71507v2, whole genome shotgun sequence, the following proteins share a genomic window:
- the LOC107764613 gene encoding uncharacterized protein LOC107764613, which translates to MFSKTPFCFKDICLILTFFSFFFLSLNYHRSTSIFQKLTSFSSTITAATNKNSPTTVNHLVFSIASSSKTFSKRKELLPLWYKPNSTKAYVFLDHTPSDNSPKNIDLPQILIYENTSRFPYTHRKGARYAIGITCMIKQVVARDDPNVRWYIFGDDDTVFFVDNLVKTLEKYDHNEWYYIGSNSESYAQNAYFSFDMAFGGGGYAISRPLAKALAGVLDSCLMRYPNLYGSDARIFSCLAELGVSLTHEPGFHQDDLWGNLFGLLSSHPLSPLLSLHHVERMHSIFPNMTKIQALKHLFKAANADPTRISQQTICYDRKNSLSVSIAWGYAIQVYEGNIKLPDLITVLRTFEPWDKDKKRPHFMFRTRVESNDPCKKMVAFLKSVDSYGNNVWTNYTRYRVGKTCAKDGNKIKNLEEIRVFSRKLDADTRQVRAPRRQCCDVSLSFDKSMDIQIRPSPFNSI; encoded by the exons atgttttccaaaacccCATTTTGCTTCAAAGACATTTGCTTAATACTCACCTTTTTctcattcttttttctttctctcaatTACCATCGTTCTACCTCCATTTTCCAAAAATTAACCTCATTCTCCTCCACAATCACAGCCGCCACCAACAAAAACTCTCCGACCACCGTTAACCACCTTGTTTTCTCAATTGCTTCTTCCTCTAAAACCTTTTCCAAACGCAAAGAACTCCTCCCTCTATGGTACAAGCCTAACTCAACGAAAGCTTATGTATTTTTAGACCACACTCCATCGGATAATTCTCCAAAAAACATCGATCTTCCACAAATTTTAATTTACGAAAACACTTCTCGTTTCCCGTATACCCATCGTAAAGGGGCTCGTTATGCCATTGGCATAACGTGCATGATAAAACAAGTGGTCGCACGTGACGATCCTAACGTGCGATGGTACATTTTTGGAGATGACGATACAGTATTTTTCGTGGATAATTTGGTGAAGACGCTAGAAAAATATGATCATAATGAATGGTATTATATAGGGTCTAATTCAGAGAGCTATGCTCAAAATGCTTATTTTTCATTTGATATGGCATTTGGTGGTGGCGGATATGCGATAAGTCGACCTTTGGCTAAAGCTTTAGCTGGGGTTTTGGATTCTTGTTTGATGCGGTACCCAAATCTCTATGGTAGTGATGCTAGAATTTTCTCTTGCTTGGCAGAACTTGGCGTAAGTTTAACACATGAACCTGGTTTTCACCAA GATGATTTATGGGGAAATCTATTTGGATTGCTTTCATCGCATCCATTATCACCATTACTATCTCTTCATCATGTAGAAAGAATGCACTCAATTTTCCCCAACATGACAAAAATTCAAGCTCTGAAACATTTATTCAAAGCTGCTAATGCTGATCCTACAAGAATATCACAACAAACTATATGCTACGATCGAAAAAATTCACTATCTGTTTCAATAGCTTGGGGTTATGCTATACAAGTTTACGAGGGCAACATTAAACTTCCTGATCTTATTACAGTGCTAAGGACATTTGAACCATGGGATAAAGACAAGAAACGACCACATTTTATGTTTAGGACAAGGGTTGAGTCTAATGATCCATGCAAGAAAATGGTTGCCTTCTTAAAAAGTGTTGATTCTTATGGAAATAATGTTTGGACCAATTATACGAGGTATAGAGTTGGGAAAACTTGTGCAAAAGATGGCAATAAAATCAAGAATTTGGAAGAGATAAGAGTCTTCTCTCGCAAGTTGGATGCTGATACTAGACAG